The following nucleotide sequence is from Kiritimatiella glycovorans.
CCGGACATCGACCGATTCGTCTTCATTCCACTGGAGATCCCAGTCTATGTCCGCGTAGGGATAATGGTGTTTCCGGTAGTGTTCCTTCACCTCGCGAATCCGCGCGGCGAGCGTCAGGTCGTCGACGAACGCCCCCCGCTCCAGTTCCATCAGGTTCCGGATTTTTCTCGACGTGACCGCCTTCGCCCCTTGCACCTCGATGTCGCGCACCCGGGGGCGGCCCTTGACCTGGAAGACCACCCGCCAGTCGGGGCCGACCGGTTCCACGTCCGCGGCCACGTAGGCGAACCGTTCGGCGTCGCGCAGGCGTCTCACATCTTCCGAAACGGCATGCCGGAGCACGCCCTCGTTCTCGTAGTTCTGCCCCTCTTTCAGGGCGACCACCGTGGTCACGGCGGAAGGTTCCACGCGGGCCCGGCCCAGGTTTTTCACGTCGAGGTCCTTCACGGTCCCGGCCTGTGTGGCTCCGGACGCGACGATCAGCGCGGCGGCAATCCATCTACTGGCGTTCATGCAGTCTCCTTTGGCTGACTCTCTAATATCCCACGGCCTCTTCGGGTTCCTGTTCCGTCCTGTCCTCAAATCGGGTGAATTCACCGTAGAAACTGAGCCGGACCAGCCCGGTGGGTCCGTTACGGTGTTTCTCGATCGAAAGCTCCGCCAGCGTCTCGTCCTCGCCCTGGTCGTACATCGCCGGCCGGCGCAGCATCATGACCACGTCGGCGTCCTGCTCGATCGATCCCGACTCGCGCAGGTCGGACAGTCTCGGTTTGGCCTCGCGGTCGCGGTTCTCCGGCGCACGGCTGAGCTGGCTGAGCACCAGAACGGGGACGTCGAGTTCCTTGGCCATGGCCTTGAGCGAGCCGGAGATGGCGGCGACCACCTGCTGGCGCCCGTCGCGCGCGTATTTCGAGTAATTGAGCAGCTGCAGGTAATCGACCACGATCATCTGCACGTCGTACCGCTGTTTCATGCGCCGGGCGCGGGCGCGGAGTTCGAGCGCCTCCAGCCCGGCCGAATCGTCGATGTAGATCTCCGCTTTCTGGAGCCGGTCCGCCGCGTTCATCAGCTTCCGGTGGTTCTCGCGCGTGATGTTCCCCTCCATCATCGACTGCATCCGCACGCGGGCGTTCGAGAAGAGCATGCGCCGGACCAGCTGCTCGCGCGACATTTCGAGGCTGAACACCCCGATCGGACGCGGACTGTGATCGCGTTTCCCGAGCGCCACATGTTCCGCGATGTTCATCGCCAGCGAGGTCTTACCCATGGACGGACGGGCGGCGAGGATGATCACATCG
It contains:
- the dnaB gene encoding replicative DNA helicase, producing MTETSSTASRRVPPHSAEAERGVLGCVLSDAERVISLCQERQVRPESFYTRQHRDLYEELLQMGEEENAVDLLTVVDRLTRNGKLDRLGGQDYLVELIDSTPTSAHAEFYIEILQEQFLRREMIDRARAAVESSYDSEKDATEVLSEVEQSFFELGAEKSSDIVSWPEAVREAVKKIEKIHAEGKPITGISSGFQDIDKLLYGLHNTDVIILAARPSMGKTSLAMNIAEHVALGKRDHSPRPIGVFSLEMSREQLVRRMLFSNARVRMQSMMEGNITRENHRKLMNAADRLQKAEIYIDDSAGLEALELRARARRMKQRYDVQMIVVDYLQLLNYSKYARDGRQQVVAAISGSLKAMAKELDVPVLVLSQLSRAPENRDREAKPRLSDLRESGSIEQDADVVMMLRRPAMYDQGEDETLAELSIEKHRNGPTGLVRLSFYGEFTRFEDRTEQEPEEAVGY